One window of Robiginitalea biformata HTCC2501 genomic DNA carries:
- the udk gene encoding uridine kinase produces the protein MLTIGIAGGTGCGKTTVVNQITGQLSDSEVGVISQDSYYRDLSELSYEERCKINFDHPRAIDFELMRSHLEALRDGRPIEQPVYSFKEHNRTDETIRTEPRKVMIIEGILIFTHPEIRDLFDIKIFVHADSDERLIRRLRRDITERGRDLDEVIRRYQDTLKPMHDQFIEPTKEFADIIIPNNKYNTVAIDIVRTIIAEKIALP, from the coding sequence ATGCTGACGATCGGAATTGCGGGGGGTACCGGGTGCGGCAAAACGACCGTGGTCAATCAGATTACCGGCCAGTTGTCCGATTCCGAGGTCGGTGTCATTTCCCAGGATTCCTACTACCGGGACCTGTCGGAACTGAGTTACGAGGAGCGCTGCAAGATCAACTTCGACCACCCCAGGGCCATTGATTTCGAGCTGATGCGCAGCCACCTGGAAGCCCTCCGGGATGGCCGGCCCATCGAACAGCCCGTGTACTCCTTTAAAGAGCACAACCGCACGGACGAAACCATTCGCACCGAGCCCCGCAAGGTGATGATCATCGAGGGCATCCTGATATTCACCCACCCGGAAATCCGCGACCTTTTCGATATCAAAATTTTTGTACACGCGGATTCGGACGAACGGCTCATCCGCCGCCTCCGCAGGGACATCACCGAACGGGGGCGGGACCTGGACGAGGTGATCCGCCGGTACCAGGACACGCTTAAGCCCATGCACGACCAGTTTATAGAACCCACCAAGGAATTCGCCGACATCATCATCCCGAACAACAAATACAATACGGTTGCCATCGATATCGTCCGGACGATCATCGCCGAAAAAATCGCCTTGCCATGA
- a CDS encoding FtsB family cell division protein translates to MNWKELRQKPWFRLAGNIYVLVLTVFVIWMVFFDQNSLLIHLELRREIRKLEKQQEFLKEQIASDREIIEKLSDPKELEKFAREQYLLKKKNEEIFLIEFDSLNEKNDDH, encoded by the coding sequence ATGAACTGGAAGGAATTGCGACAAAAACCCTGGTTCCGGTTGGCCGGCAATATCTATGTGCTCGTGCTGACCGTCTTTGTAATCTGGATGGTGTTTTTTGACCAGAATTCCCTGTTGATCCACCTGGAACTCCGACGGGAAATCCGCAAACTGGAAAAACAGCAGGAGTTCCTTAAGGAACAGATTGCCAGCGACCGGGAAATCATCGAAAAACTCTCGGACCCGAAGGAACTGGAAAAATTTGCCCGGGAACAGTACCTGCTCAAAAAGAAAAACGAGGAAATCTTCCTCATCGAATTCGACAGCCTCAACGAAAAGAACGATGACCACTAA